Sequence from the Ziziphus jujuba cultivar Dongzao chromosome 9, ASM3175591v1 genome:
AAACGATATGCTGACACGTAGTGCATatggtttttcttttatatattaatatagaaTAAATAGAATATAGATTATATAGATTAACACCTCTGCACACGTGTGAATGGTGTGAAATTGTAtggatttatcaattttttccaATGCCATCAAATGCTCTTAAAAAATGATCATTTGAGTTCACATGTAAATTTCAGTTAAGCTTTTAACACCTCTATTATAAATTAGACCAAAgtggcaaaaaataataaattaaatggtaatatgtcaatttttaaagtaaaaagtaGCAAAATATCAAACAGAAATTTCAAAGtggcaaaatatattttatcctttttttattttatatttttatacaattgAAAGGGATTCTAATGAAGACGTGTATATTATATGATGTGGCAGAAAATGCTAAAATAAATTTGAGATCCTCTGCTTctatgaaatgaaaaaaattataattcatatatgtatatatatagtgaaattatatttttcttatatttaatataagtatactatatacatatatataattaattagcttGAAGTAATATGTATTCTTTTTGTCAACTTAAAGTTTCCTAGTTTTTGTGGTTCAGAATCCaaatatatccaaattaaataaataatttaaaagtccTAATTTATTTCAGCTTTGCTGAGTCAGCCGCATTATATCTTGGTATAACaaattataacaataatatgcaaaatattatatgtaacaaaattttattaaaaaaaaaaaaacaaatgaagagagaatcggttccaatttatatatattgaataaacaAATTTAGAGAAATAATTGGTtccaaaaattacatatatggaACATTCTGAATTCGGCAGTAATGGATATTGCATGTttaatattgattattaattaaaatttaaaagcacATTCGATGCTTGTTTGACATCTAAATAATAGATTAATTTCTCAATAAGTGCCCAAATTCCAGGcttaatttagtaaaattatttcacGTTTTTGGTCTTATTTAACAGATTATTATCTTAAATTTCAACCTTAAATTGGAATCAAATAATACAAATTTTCACTCAAATGGCAATAAAATCTGTATAAAAATTCCTTAACATTATTATCTTCATGGAAGACACTTATGAATAAGAGATATTGTTTTAGTTTATGCCACACCCTTAACAGAAATCACCTCCATAAAATACAATACCATCATACATATTGTGGAATATATCAAGCAGCTACAGTCTCCAATGGCAGCTTTCATGAAGTTTCTCATAGTCACTGTTTTCTTGTTTGGACTTTTTGCCGCAGgtaatattaactttttttataataataaaaaaaatctaatattttgttatcatgattttttttttaataagcttTTGGAATTCAagagataatatttaaaaataaaattaaaaatggattATCGCTTTATATAGATCTGTGATGAACTAATAAACTCCTatgaaaaaagcaaaataaaccTCATcttatacttaaaaaaaattattaaatgtaGATATGATATTACccccaaaaaattaaagttagatgagattttttttttcttttctttttggctaGTAAACTGttgattataatatttatttgttaacaaTTAATATACACATATGTTCTCACAGGTATTAATTCCCAGCAATGCAGTCTGAGCAATATAAAGGTTAGTCAGGCGCAATCAGGAAAGAAAGTGCAAAACAAGCCAGAATGGACGGTGACGATCACGAATGATTGCATCTGTGGACAATCGTCATTGACAGTAGATTGCAGTGGATTTCAAACAGTGGAAGCCGTAGATCCTTCAATCTTGAAGGTTTCTGGTTCCACCTGTCTTATCAATAATGGTCTGCCAGTCTTTGAAACTCAACCTATTTCTTTCAACTATGCTTGGGATTCTGCCTCCGCTTCTTTCAAGCCGCTTTCCTCCCAAATTAATTGTTCTTAATTAAGTACAAACATGAtcacattttcattttttaattgttaaaaggATTGTGATCTGTTGGCATTTTTATGttggaataaaataaatatcttcCTAATTGAActtaaatttctattattaaaaaaaagaaaaatattttgtgtCATCATTTATCTTGCcacattaaattataaattacaactttaattaattatttagtttgtttttccttttcagtTGCTAcacttctttaattttgtttgttattattttgaaggtaaattataaaatatctcaaatttttttttttttttgtactttctaaaataatttccacagatTTTGATATAAATGGGGCTTGACATCAATTATAAGGAAAAAAGTCGAATCCTCTTTATAAAACATGAAACACGTTATACTCCTAAATGTGAGTCAGAGAGAAAAACATGGCAATGGAAATAggtaaagaaagagaaagagaaagatagaCATGATATGCCAGCTTGATTGAATGTTTGCTACGGACATGGACATATGCAGCCCCCCTGTATGGTGGGGTCAGAAATTAAAGAAAGGCGATGGACTAGAATTAGAAAGAGAGAGGGCAGCTTAGCTCAGCTCAGCTCAGCTCCTATAATTTTGACTTCACTTTGCTATGATAATGAAGCTCCTCCTtcattatgaatttttattggGGGGCTTTTGCAATAGACCTTAGTTAGGTCATAAAGTTCCATAaaactttcaaaattaaatgtcgaagttgatcaaattttttttgttttttgggcctATATGCCAAACTAACAATACCACCATAGGCAGCTGCCTAATGTTCTTGCATTTGCCCCCCTACCGGCACCTTTGGCAGGCTGCATTACTATTCCTCACAGTATTAAATTATGCCATCCAATGTTTGGCATGGAGACCCAGAGACACACCTGTTGTGTAGTGCGTTTTCCAAGACGCATTATTGGGCTAGATAAGGCAAAGTTTGGCAAGCCAGCAAGTTGGAACTGGAACCTCATCAGTCCAAACATATAATAGTAAATGGTTATTGTTTCTATTATTCCTTAATTTATAGATTTATACGTGACAAAATTGATTGTCCAAATCATTTAAAGAAGAGAGCTTTCACCTTGGCTAGGCTGTCAATTTTCGGATTGAAGTGTATATTAGGTATACAGTTCTCATCAATGGCTCTTAATTCCTTTACAGTCGATTGCATCTTCCTACTCTTCTCTCCATTTTAACAACTCAAGGACATGTACGTATTAAATTCTGCCCATGCATTCTCTTAcaattatttacatttttagaGAAAATCAACACCctgatttattttgttaattttgcaaatatccATTTCTAACTGTTAAAATTACAGTAACCTCCACCTTGtaattaagttttaattttattgcaaTATCACTTTACATGTACACGAGTTATTGGAATTTAGAAATGTTATTATTCACAAGCatcattttatttatgcatCACTATACAAAAACAATGAATTAAAGTCAATTGACATTTTATACATTTCCATGCACAATTAATacgtcaaaatttcaaaatctgcATAAGTAAAGAGTAACattggaaagaaaattaaaaattaaaaaattaaaagtgaatATATTGGTAATCTCTAAGAGAAAAGATATATTTGTAGGTTTACAAAACATACAGGATCTTGTTGTAATTTAtcctaaataatttttatgtggAGGCATTGAGTGCTCTAAAAGCTGAAGATTAAAATTTTGGCTCAAAATTCTGTAGGGAAAATAACAATGATTGCTAGTTTAAGATATGTCCAAAAAGAAATGCTTAGGCCTATGCTATAGCCTATAACGCAATATATTAAATTAGCCTCAACATTTTTAATTTGTGattaatctattattttttccacCTCCAACTTAGGCATAtgactaaattaattttttaaaaaaatctaaactgactccattaaatttgaaaatacatATTACTTttgaacataaaatttataacaaGAATGTTAGATTgttaaaatattcatcaaatttgtTAACTAT
This genomic interval carries:
- the LOC125424218 gene encoding TPD1 protein homolog 1-like, translating into MAAFMKFLIVTVFLFGLFAAGINSQQCSLSNIKVSQAQSGKKVQNKPEWTVTITNDCICGQSSLTVDCSGFQTVEAVDPSILKVSGSTCLINNGLPVFETQPISFNYAWDSASASFKPLSSQINCS